GGGAAAACTTCATTCCTGTGGGAAAGATCATGAAGAAACCGGAAATGACCATAAGCGAGTCCCAGTGTGTTGAGGAGATGCTCGATTCGATGCGTGAGGGGGGAAAGAAACAGGCATTCCTCATTGATGGAGACGGCCGTTTGCTTGGAAGGCTTGATGTAGAGGAACTGGGTGCGATTCCGAAAAAGAAAGGACCTCATCTGAATCGAGGCAGCGTTAAAAGTGCACCGAAAATTTCCCCGGACCAACCCATCGGATCCCTTATCCCGCTGGTTGCCGAATACGATTGCACCATTGCGGTTGTCGATGAAAACGACAAATTAATCGGGGAGGTTACAAGAACACAGTTGTTGAAAACAATTCAATGGAATCCGAATTGACATGGCACGATTCAAAAATACGAGTACGCATGGTGGCAATAAGATTTTCGATAAGGGAGAAGTATGCTTCCGGCGACGGCTCGCCGGAGAATCCAGGTGGGTGTCGGCAGTCGGTGCGATATTGCTGTTATCCTGGATGTTTAATGATTTAAGAGATTTTTCCCTCAAAATTCCCGTTGGCGATCTGGTGGACATCGCGGTTGACTGGATGGTTGTCAACCTGGCCCCCGTTTTTGAATTGATAAAGATTGTGACGGCGTTTTTTCTCAACAGCTTTGAACAATTTCTGCTTTGGCTTCCCTGGTGGGCCGTATTGATGCTTTCGTCTTTGATTTCCTTGAGACTTTCCGGAAGAAAGGCAGCGATGACCTGCGGTTTTGGCCTGGCATTAATTTTCCTGCTCGGATTGTGGGATCTGAGTATGGCAACGCTGGCCCTTACCGCAACCGCCGTGCTCCTTTCGAACCTTATTGGTATCCCTTTAGGCATTATGGCCGCTAAAAGTAACCGGATCGAGAAAATTTTAAGACCGGTGATGGATCTCATGCAAACCATGCCGGCATTTGTCTATCTCATCCCTGCGCTGATGTTTTTTGGTATCGGACGGGTTCCCGGCGTAATGGCCTGCGTCGTATACGGTCTGCCGCCTGCCGTGCGTCTCACCAATCTTGGAATCCGGCAGGTTCCAGCTGATATCGTGGAGGCTGCCAGGTCATTTGGAACAACCGAGATGCAACTGCTGGTCAAAATTCAGCTTCCATTGGCCCTGCCTTCCATCATGGCCGGTGTCAACCAGACCATCATGCTGTCATTGGGCATGGTTGTCCTCGCTGCCATGATTGCCGCCGGCGGGTTAGGCAAGGAGGTCCTCCTGGCCTTGGGACAGGTTGAAATCGGACGCGGGTTTGTTGCCGGCATCAGCATTGTTATCCTGGCGATCATCCTTGACCGAATAACCCAGGCAATGACGAGCAAGTGACTCAAAATTGAAAAATTCAAGCGGTACGTATATCAACTGAGCATTAAAAAGGAGAAAAAAGCATGTCCAAGTTCAAGTCGGTAGTTTTCCTGTTGCTGATCATCTCTGTAATTTCGATTGTATTGGTTGCGCCTCCCCTTTGGGCCGCTTCCGCACAAAAAGAAAAAGCTGTTTTCTTCGTTTCTTTCTGGTCCGGAGACTGGCTCCCGACGTATGTTCCCAAAATGCTGCTGGAGGAGAAACTCGGATATGAGGTCAAGGTCGAAAGTCTTTCCGTGCCTGCCGGTTTTACGGCGATTTCCTCAGGGGAAGTTTCCGTGACGGTGATCACCTGGATGCCGAACAATGATCCGCTCGTCAAAAAATATCTCGGCAAAACGATGGTCGACTTGGGGACCATGTATCCCGATTGTTATCAAACCTTGTTCGTCCCGAAATGGGTTTCCGATAAATACGGCATAAAAAAGATATCGGATCTGGACAATCCCGCGTATGCAAAATTGTTCGATATCGATCTGGATAAGAAAGGGGACTGGCTTGGATGCGATCCTGCATGGATATGCGCTAAAATGAATGATGAATGCATTTTGGCGTACGGCTTGGAGAAACTCTTCGTTCAGATGATGGGTGAGGAGCATATGCTGACTGCAGTGATCAAGGGGAGGATGAAATCGAATAAACCCGTGCTGGTATCCCAGTTCTACCCGCACATCATGTTCCTTGATTACCCGATAGGCGAGAGTGTGGTGGCATTGGAAGATGACCTGAATTATTGGCCGAAGCCGCATGTCGAGAAATTCGCAAACAAAACATGGGTGGAAAAAAATCCAAAAGCGGCTGAATTGGTCAGACAGGTCAACATGACGACAGGCGACATCATGTGGTCGATGGACTACCTAAAGAAGAATGGGGATTCCCCCGAAGTGATCGAGCGAATGACACGGGAGTGGATGAAAGCGCATCAAGAAGAAGTCAATACGTGGTTGAAGGCCGTCGAATAGTCGAGACGAAGAACATTTTAAAGCCCTGCACTGCCATGGCGGTGCAGGGCAAACAACTAAAATTTTCTATTTAAAATCAGTATATTTCAGAACTTTTTCCCAGTGTTTTTGTCCTGACTTGAGGGCTGAGGAATCAAGCCGCTGACTTGGCCGGCTTGGGTAAAAGCGGCCATTGTAGCGGCCCCGTTACTTCGTTTTCTCAATAGGAAAGCCGGCCTCGGTCCATCCTTTGATGCCGCCGGGGCAGCGGTAGGCATGCTTGTACCCGAGCGTTTTTGCCCACATGGCGCCATTATGGGAGCGGGTGCACTTCGTGAATCCACAGTAAAAGACGACCACGCGGTCCTTATCGGGCCCCAGCGTCTTGATGAAGGCGGCCTTTTGCGCGTCGCTCATTTCCGTCATCTCGGGGATGGGCAATTCGAAGGAAACCGCCCCCGGGAAATGGCCTTTATCATAGCCGGCCTTGGGACTGGCACAAACGATCAGCACGTTCTTTTTCTGATCCATCCACTGTTTCAGTTCGTCCGTGCGAACAATGCCATAACCGGCTTTCTGCGTATCCCTGACCAGGTCGACCGCGATTTTTTCCGTCTGCACCTCATTGATTCCTGTACAGAAGCCGTCAACGACGAAAACAAACTGAAATGCAAAAAGCGCACAGGCCAATACCGACAACAAGATTCTTCTTCCGTTCATGATTGCTCCTTCCGTATTAGAGAAAATCGCTTATCCAGAGTGCTCAAGTTGAAGTCGATGGTTTCGTAAAAAGCTTTTCAGGCCACCCATGGCCAAACACTCGAAAGAAAGGGGTGGAGACGTGGGAGCGGCTTCCAGCCGCGATTCGTCCGAAAATCATCACGGCGGGGACGCCGCTCATACGAAAAACCACTTCCGTGCCGACACCGCTTCCTTAGAAGTATCAAACGCTATGAAATCTTAACCAATACCTTTTCCATGGCCTTAGGAAGCTGACCGATCAGATCTGTGACCTGGCTGGCCGGGGTCAAGTTGGCCAATGCGCCGGCCTCGCGGTTGATCCTTGCCGCTGCGATGACTGCTTCGGACAGCGAGAGGCCGTTGGAACCGATCAATGCGGCGGCCAGCCCGGTCAGGGTGTCGCCGGTACCGCCCATGGCTTCCATGGCGTCTACGGACGGTCCGTCAACGCTTTCCAGAATACCCGAACGATCGGCCAGATGGTCGATTTCTCCCTTGACCAGCAGATGGCGGGCCGCATTGTTGTGCGAATAGGCCCGCTGAATCAGATCGGGAACCTTGTTTTCGTCGTGCAGGATGAACCCGCGGGTGTAAAAAGGGTGGGGGGCCGCTTCATCGGCCAGAAAGGCCAACTCGCCTGCATCCGGCGTGAAGAGATCATATTCAGCCGCGCTGCCGCTCATCTTGGCGGCGTACATGAACCCGGCGTCGGCGATCAGCAGGGGCCGCCGGGGCATTTCCTCCATGGCAAAGAGGACTCGATTGTGCCAGTCCACATCCGGTTGGAGGTAGTGGAAGGTCAGGCTCTCCAGATCGTATCCGTCCAGATCGTGGACCAACTTTTCGTAAAGCCGCCGGCTGCCTTTGCCCAGTCCGATGTCCCCGACGAGAAAAGCGGTAACCTTTCCGTTGCCGAGCACCTCCAGCGCCCTGATC
This window of the uncultured Desulfosarcina sp. genome carries:
- a CDS encoding proline/glycine betaine ABC transporter permease, producing MSAVGAILLLSWMFNDLRDFSLKIPVGDLVDIAVDWMVVNLAPVFELIKIVTAFFLNSFEQFLLWLPWWAVLMLSSLISLRLSGRKAAMTCGFGLALIFLLGLWDLSMATLALTATAVLLSNLIGIPLGIMAAKSNRIEKILRPVMDLMQTMPAFVYLIPALMFFGIGRVPGVMACVVYGLPPAVRLTNLGIRQVPADIVEAARSFGTTEMQLLVKIQLPLALPSIMAGVNQTIMLSLGMVVLAAMIAAGGLGKEVLLALGQVEIGRGFVAGISIVILAIILDRITQAMTSK
- a CDS encoding glycine betaine ABC transporter substrate-binding protein, whose amino-acid sequence is MSKFKSVVFLLLIISVISIVLVAPPLWAASAQKEKAVFFVSFWSGDWLPTYVPKMLLEEKLGYEVKVESLSVPAGFTAISSGEVSVTVITWMPNNDPLVKKYLGKTMVDLGTMYPDCYQTLFVPKWVSDKYGIKKISDLDNPAYAKLFDIDLDKKGDWLGCDPAWICAKMNDECILAYGLEKLFVQMMGEEHMLTAVIKGRMKSNKPVLVSQFYPHIMFLDYPIGESVVALEDDLNYWPKPHVEKFANKTWVEKNPKAAELVRQVNMTTGDIMWSMDYLKKNGDSPEVIERMTREWMKAHQEEVNTWLKAVE
- a CDS encoding NAD(P)H-hydrate dehydratase is translated as MRAIVGTVPFEDFPLTVGNVSLSGQDLHIGGHTVPVNRGTPALLAATIRALEVLGNGKVTAFLVGDIGLGKGSRRLYEKLVHDLDGYDLESLTFHYLQPDVDWHNRVLFAMEEMPRRPLLIADAGFMYAAKMSGSAAEYDLFTPDAGELAFLADEAAPHPFYTRGFILHDENKVPDLIQRAYSHNNAARHLLVKGEIDHLADRSGILESVDGPSVDAMEAMGGTGDTLTGLAAALIGSNGLSLSEAVIAAARINREAGALANLTPASQVTDLIGQLPKAMEKVLVKIS
- a CDS encoding rhodanese-like domain-containing protein, which translates into the protein MNGRRILLSVLACALFAFQFVFVVDGFCTGINEVQTEKIAVDLVRDTQKAGYGIVRTDELKQWMDQKKNVLIVCASPKAGYDKGHFPGAVSFELPIPEMTEMSDAQKAAFIKTLGPDKDRVVVFYCGFTKCTRSHNGAMWAKTLGYKHAYRCPGGIKGWTEAGFPIEKTK